The genomic interval aaattacgtaTAAGATGACATTAATTCTCTGCTTCACATACTTCCATTGaaataaagaaaggaaaaaagatTCGAAATTCTGATTCACATACATCACAAAATGTATTCAAAACAAACCAGTCATTATTTATCATCATTTACAATCTGGAAGAAAAGACAAGGATAACCTACTCACGAATACCATTTCCATGTTGTAGTTAGCTGAATGTGATCTCTTCATTAAActtatgatttaatatttaagtAGGTTATGACTAAATTCTTTTAGTTTCtttcaatgttttaaaaatcaaactaaacCAGATAGTTCAAGCGGTTAATCCCTTAACTGACACTGTCTACGGTTCTGTTATTTGAAAAGCTGGACCATGGTTGTCTCAGTTCAAGTGGTTTAAAGATGTTTAACGGTGACCTGGAGGTCTCGCCGGTTTGGCTTTTAAAACATTAgtttcttgtaattcttttcAGATTTGCATCTAATCTTTAAGTATTCTTGTAATATCTATAGCCTGGACACAGATACATGTTCCATCCATGAGACATTTTACTGGATATTATGATACTCAGCTTTGATATTGAAATCTTGCAGGTTCCGGGATTCCTTAAGATTAGGCATATTGGACAGACCACTCTAGGAAGTGCAGCTGTATTTAGCTTGTTCCTTGCAGCAGGAACTTTAATACGTTCTCACTAGTTTCTCTTGTATTAAGATTGTGCAGTCATGGTGATGAGTTTTCTTTAATTGTTGCGTTGTTAACCTTATACGGTGTAGTCTTGCGTGTCACCAAACTAAACTATTATGCTGCTGCATTATTTTTTCTGCAATAAATTTTAGACTTTTATTTGCTGGGTAATAATTATGTTAGACTTTTATTCAGCAGTGCaattaattagatttttttttaagtattgatGGTGtaataattatgttaattttgacACTAAGgtcagtattttttttttcaaaatagtaaggaagaacaaaatgaGAAAACACAATTATGTTAATGTGTTgtacaattttttgtttgatgaaacaaaacaaagataGACACAAAAGAGATGGACGATTATCTAAAATGGTCCAGACAAGTCATTAGAGTGGCCTAAACGAGGAAGAGCAACAACGCAAGAATTTGTCATACGATAGATGATAGATATTACGGATATGAATGATCTAGGATGGATCATTGATCAAATTGAGGATCTCTGTCAAGAGGGATCGGAGATTGGATATAGTAATACGTTCATTATTAATGATGCTATTCAAGAGTTTATATAACATCGACGTGTTCTTGTGATGGAACCAAATCAACAACGGAAGCAAGAAAATAGATGAGTAACTTGATGCGAGGGAGATACTCCTCAATAGTGTGATCAAGAGAAGTTGCACGTAACTCTAGGTCGTGATTGCCTCGCACGAGCACATGTGAGTTCTTAAAAGTGCTCATAAATACACTTCTATAGTTCTGACACAAGAGTGCAGACTCGAAGGGGTGTTTATAGTGTAAcaattaaattgaattgaatcACATCAATGATTTGATttagcttttaaaaataatatttaaatcaagtTTAGTGTAGTCATAAActggtttataaatataaattagtttaatattttaaacaagtaTTTAGTTAAAATAGATTCCAAATTAGTTTTTCAGAAACAATAATTCtgaaattcttttgaaaagaaaattttgattctttttaagaaaaaaagtttttgatttttctttttgaggaaaTTAGATGTCAACATTTTCCCGATAAAAATTTGTTGAGATAAATTtcgattatttaaaaataaaattcaaaattcttttgacaaatttatttgagaaaaataaatataaaaattttctcgataaaaaaaattacaacaaaaaagtttcgataattttttaaaaatattttacgaaaaaaatgttttcaatttttgctcgaaaatttttaattgagattagaaaaaattcaatttgttaaatggaattttgaattaaatttgactaactgaattattttaaatatgtgattcaATTTATTaaccatttaattaatttgatttttttagatacagaacaattcaatttattaatataattaatcagATATTTTACACACCGTTAAAGCCACGGTACTAAGTTAGCAACCATTAGTCGTAAGAAGACACaaatgtccattattttaactCCAAAATATATTGATACCCTTAACCTTTAGCAGTTAaggtttattattattattttttatcttttactttTCTCACTCGACCTTTGTTCTCTTTTACTATTTTGGGATATCTCTTATCCTCTGCGGAGACTACAATGTTTACTCTACTCTCTACCACCATCTTTGTCATAAAATCCTCCTTTTAGTAACCTTTCGCTACCTTCTCATCCATGttttaagatttatttattttgaaaccaTGCATCAATATCCAAAAATTGCTCCTTGTTTTCAAACTATTTTCTAAATAAGAGCACACATAATGCACTCACGAGTCACAATACAATTGTGTAAATAGTTTTTCAATATGTTGTGTTATCCTACGTTGataaatagttataattttatttagatCTCTCTTATTCTTTCAACtaatggtttttatttttattaaacgtCACAATACTTTGCAAAGGGACGCTTGAGCAGTAATGgttttttttaatcttcaaCGTATGACTTACTACTACCTGTTTCACGACTTCATTGATTTGGGGTGGCTCCtttctaaatattatattttaggcttaattgcagttatggtcctcctattttaggtGAATTGCAAAAGTAGtcttccattttatttctcccagttttggtccccaaacagaattttggttcaaaacttaatgaagtttcattttttttgtgtttatttaaaTCAcctcatgcctcaagatctcatagTGCAAAAATTGTACatgaaatctatgattataaatggtgtggtgtgacttgaaaaaaatgaaattttatcaagttttggaacaaaattctgtttggagaccaaaactgaggagaaataaaatggagggaatacttttgcgattcagctaaaatacggagaccaaaactgcaattaagcctatattttattatatcattcttAAAGTGTCTGAATTACTTCACAAAATATATGCGAATGTGTATCTCGAAAAAAGTGGACACGTTACAATATAcacaatcaaacacaacatCACAAAAATAAATCCAACATATAATGTGAGCATAACtgagataaaaaattaattacattatgATGAATGTGAAAACATCagatataaattacaaaaatagaaTACAAAAGTTAAGTAGAGTTTCTAACGACATAGTGTACATaacaaattaaacataaaaaccTATAAACACTACAAAAAATGGATATGATTATTGTTATTCACATAAAGTATATGTGTATAGAATATGTTGAAGagtgaaaaatataagaaaagaggtttgaattgtgttatgTAATTATAAAATcttcttttaaaaaacaaatacttATTGAAGAGCAACACAAAGCAAAATAAAGTAAAGAGATAGAGAAGAGAAACacaactattttattttgattcaccAACAACAACGTAGCTACGTCAAATCTTTTCACTCTAAATGATTTAATCTACTAAATCAACTAATTTATCACAAGTCCACTGAAACATTACTAGTCGAACTAATTGTGCTCAAGTCTTTTCAATATTCTAGCTTAGTATAGTCAAGTAGTTGAAGATAGATGACATTACTGGACTTGGTTACAAGGAAGTGGTTTTAGGTATTTCTGAAAAGCTCTCAAAGGTGAATTTACAAAGGTATACACTCAGAATCTAAAGGAGTTTTTTTAGAAAGTACATATTTTCTCATGGTTATTGTATGTTTGGAGTTTTTGTGAACTCGAGTATTATCATGTTCTGTGTTGCACTGATGATCACACGCCTTTACATAGAGAACTTCTATAGCAATTAGACTTTCTGACCATTGCAGTGATTTGCATAAATTTTGTATGTAAAATATGGATTGTATCAatcttcaaaaaaattgaatcaacATTCAATACTTGTCCATATTTGTCTTCAGAATCAATTAAGTGTATCTTGATAAAACCGACAGAGATATCAAAGGATGATCCATCAGTGGATAAATATAACTTTGATGAGCAACGTATGTTGAGTTGTTAACGTCTTCAAAGTTTTGGGCTTAAATGATTGACTTGTAGATTGTTGACTTTGAGAGTGTTGATTGTTGCCAGATTTTTAACGCATAAGTATCATAGTAAGCTTACATTAAGCAAGTTCAGCTAAGGCGTGTTGAGAAGATGTTGATCAGAATTAGACAATAAGTACAATTATCAGAGTCACAGAGCATTACCCTGATTTgaatatttctttctttctaagACAGATGATCCATCACAAAGtcttctaaaatatatatattagagaGTCTGCAAACTTAAACAAATTCttcccacaaaataattttgttatgataaaaaaaaattgatagtcatggttcttcaaaccaacttaattctaacaatctccccattttttatgaataatttttcttattattaaaaaataacaagtaAGGTAAACCCCCCCTCCCANNNNNNNNNNNNNNNNNNNNNNNNNNNNNNNNNNNNNNNNNNNNNNNNNNNNNNNNNNNNNNNNNNNNNNNNNNNNNNNNNNNNNNNNNNNNNNNNNNNNNNNNNNNNNNNNNCCCAACTTTAGTAGAGTTAGAAAAAGGTTGATGCATGAGACAACCACAAAACAAAGTTTTAAGAGAATAAGAGTAAAAttattctcaaaatatatacCCCATTTTGTCCTCTGacaaaaagaagtaaaaaagttatatacTCCTCTTTGTTATCCTCTTCAAAAATTGAGGCATAAGAGTCTACAACATTGAAAGGAATGTCTTGGGGCCCACTTGTTTGACCAGTaaatttcttgattaatttgctAGTTTTGTGTTGTCCTTTGCAATGATCAACCTCATCTTGATAACATTGATGATAGGAGCAGTGGAGAAAACTATTAATTCATTACTTTTTGGCCCTCCAACTTCTTATAAAGACTTGATGAGAGGAGTTATCTTCAACATAGCAATGATAAGCTTGGAATATGGAATGGTCTTAATTGTACTAGATCTTGAGTTGATGACACATGAACTTATGTGTTCCATAATTAAGTTTGAAAGGTTTGTCTTGATCGTATGGGAGATGTTCCACATCAACCCCTTATGATCCTTTCTAATATGATCTATAGTGTCATCTTTACGCACCACGCACCCAATGTGAATTTTGAATAGAACTTTGTATTTAGGTTTCATGTGAATGACCTTGGTGTTAACCTTAGGATATTCAAATAATTCTTTGATGATTTTGATCACCCCAACACTTTGATCGTAACTACTTTCCATGCACTTAGTGATGACAACAACTATTTGTTGAGTGACTTTGACTGGAAGCTCGAGAAAAATACTAGAGAGTTCACCATTTTTGTTTGCATTAGCAAGAACAAAAATTGTTTTAGGTTAAATTGTTCAAGAACATTATAGACGTTCAATTGTTTTAGGTTAAAATAATCAAACCACCCAATGCTTGCTTAAAGTAATATTTCTACTTCAGCTTTGATCTAAGGCATTAATTAAGGATTGAATCTTCTTGGAGATTGTTTGTGTGGCTTAAATCCTTTTTTAATTGGCAACCTGTGTTTGAGTAGTTCTAAAACTAAACTAAGAATTTCATAGAAGCTCCATGCAAACACTGCAAGAAACTTGACATATAGTGACAACACAAAGTCATGGGTAAAGGTCTGAAATCCGTAGGTATAGGGCAAAAAACATATATCAACagcaaatttatatattatagtcAACAAATACCAACGGTATTTTACCGTCACTACACCTATAGTAACAAAAGTTTGTCTGTTGGACAAAACAAAGAGTTTTACCTACGACTTTTGTACGGTGGACATAAATACTTGCATAACTTTATAAATTATACACCTTTGGTTTTGACTCCGTTACTATACAGTTTAGTGAGATTTGAATTCCGTGGATATAGATTTTgacaacaaattttttttggacaaataattttttatatagtaattttattgtgcaaaaattacaatgtaaatacgcaataatatatatatacatatatatatatgaatcaaaataaaataagagttcaatatcatatatttaaaactaacatAAAGTCTTACATACatatatgaaattgaaaatagttAAACCATTTCTAATTGAGAGTATTTACTAATCATAAAAAAGATTGTCTTACTAACATAACAAAGTCTTATACAACCATctcaaaaagtttaagaaaatCACGTCCACCTAATTACCAAAACTTCATCCTCATCCACAAAATAGCTTTTAATCTTCACCTACAagtaataaaaaagtaaaataaaaacactatTCGAAtgtgaaaagtaaaaaaaaaaaatatgaaaattaactaaaagaaaaactaaatacCTTTTTCATTGTCTTCGTTGTTGTTTGAACTAGGAGAATTCAAATGAGTAAGAGCACTAGAAGCATCGGAAATCTATCACAAAAATAgaagatattaaatataaataagataaatattagaCCTACAAATCATCTTGTATGTTACATATGaagatcaataaaaaattatatacctGTCGTGCAGCTTGGATTATGTCATTCACATCTTCTCCACAAAAACGATTTTGAATCAAGGTCATAACATTTGTCAACAAActtttcatatatttaaatttatcatgTAACTCTTCATTTTTAGACATAGAAACTTTTGATTTTTTGGATTTAGGAAACTTGTCCATACATCACACATGTCCCTTCTTAGAAGGTCCTTGTACTCCAGAAAATAAATCATTCTTCCAAGACAAAGAGCCTTGTGTGTTTTGGAGTGATTGAGATGTTCCAACCTCATTACTATATTTGCTCAATTCTTCCTGAAATATAAATGAATCCATAACAAGTATATTAAGAAAGCAATATCCTAGATTAGCAAAACAACAACATCGAGTCCTTCCAATATTATAACAACTAGCATATTACAAATTTCAGCACTTGAGTggtaaattataaaatagtaacATTGAGTCCTTCCAATATTATAACAACTAGTAGATGGCAAAATCCAGCACTTGAGtaacaaattataaaacagCAACAACAAGTCCTTCCAATATTATAACAACTAGCAAACGACAAAATTCAACATTTCAGTAACA from Cicer arietinum cultivar CDC Frontier isolate Library 1 chromosome 5, Cicar.CDCFrontier_v2.0, whole genome shotgun sequence carries:
- the LOC101514551 gene encoding uncharacterized protein isoform X4, translated to MDKFPKSKKSKVSMSKNEELHDKFKYMKSLLTNVMTLIQNRFCGEDVNDIIQAARQISDASSALTHLNSPSSNNNEDNEKGED